In the Dolichospermum flos-aquae CCAP 1403/13F genome, TAAATTATTTAACATTATGTCAAAGTCACTTAAGGTAAGCAATGACCGTATTCAACAGGTTAATATGGCACTTGGAGTTAATGGCTACCCCAGCCAAAGGGCTTTAGCTTATGATACCGGATTGTCCTTAGCTACAATTAGTAATTTCCTGACCGGTAAACCTGTTAGTTATACAAGCTTTGAAGAACTGTGTCGCAAATTAAATCTAGATTGGCGAGAAATTACTACCAGTGTTGAAGTAATATTTCCCCCCCCCCGCATACGCACAAATACGCAAAAAAAAACCAAATTTAAATCAATTCCCAGACTGGGGAACTGCAATTGATATTTCAGCATTTTACGGATATAGTCAAGAACTGACACAATTGCAGTCATGGATTTTACAAGATGGTTGTCGCTTACTAGGATTATTCGGTATAGGTGGAGTTGGGAAAACAACCTTAGCTACTCAACTTGTAAAACAAATTCAGGATCAATTTAATTACGTTTTTTGGCGTTCAGTACCGACAGTTCCATGTTTTGATAGTATGATGACTGACTTGCTATCTTTGTTCTCCCATCACAAAGAAAACAAACTCAATATCAATCAAATTATCTATTATTTGCGTACCCATCGTTGTCTGATTATTTTGGATCATGTAGATATTGATGATCTAAAATATATTCAATTCATCAAAATAATTGCCGAAACCCATCATCAAAGTTGTGTAATTTTCACCAGTCGGGAACAATATCAAGAATTCACTTTTTTAGAATATTGGCTATCATCAGTACG is a window encoding:
- a CDS encoding NB-ARC domain-containing protein; this translates as MTQLQSWILQDGCRLLGLFGIGGVGKTTLATQLVKQIQDQFNYVFWRSVPTVPCFDSMMTDLLSLFSHHKENKLNINQIIYYLRTHRCLIILDHVDIDDLKYIQFIKIIAETHHQSCVIFTSREQYQEFTFLEYWLSSVRCLKLSNSSEIALSLIESQPLWGTDQEKDDLCNLCNNNPLKIKQMIVSIIHLYNGDIGKFLERNT
- a CDS encoding helix-turn-helix domain-containing protein — its product is MSKSLKVSNDRIQQVNMALGVNGYPSQRALAYDTGLSLATISNFLTGKPVSYTSFEELCRKLNLDWREITTSVEVIFPPPRIRTNTQKKTKFKSIPRLGNCN